The Salegentibacter mishustinae genome includes a window with the following:
- the mbpA gene encoding mobilization protein MbpA: MKREYIQVRCSIYEKKLLQRRAARAGISLSEYIRATAFDKDIVERITPEQVETYQMLVQYKNNFTRIGNMFKKRDPKLAREVEDLAREIRNHLKNFKK; encoded by the coding sequence ATGAAAAGGGAATACATCCAGGTTCGCTGCTCGATCTACGAGAAGAAGCTGCTTCAAAGAAGAGCGGCCAGGGCAGGAATTTCCCTTTCAGAATATATAAGAGCCACGGCCTTTGATAAAGATATCGTAGAACGAATTACCCCGGAACAAGTAGAAACCTACCAAATGCTGGTACAGTACAAGAATAACTTTACCCGTATTGGAAATATGTTTAAAAAACGGGATCCGAAGTTGGCCAGGGAAGTGGAAGATCTTGCCAGAGAAATCAGGAATCACTTAAAAAACTTTAAAAAATGA
- a CDS encoding toprim domain-containing protein has protein sequence MNLNNLSCKSARNICIVKTLAKLGHFPTRTTEKEAWFLSPLRSETQASFSVSLIKNLWFDFGLGTGGNTIDLIMLMKSWSVRETLEFLKNDMSSLSFSPPNIEPISKEPEISILDVQIIHLKALIDYLHSRNIPYEIGRKYCTQVWYRCRGKRFFALGLENYKRGWELRNKYFKTSSRPKTFSFFERQSKQLIITEGMFDFLSLATIDEDLVQNSDCIILNSLAFLERIKMLIPKYEKALLYLDNDPAGKKAAGSLLNQFQNVTDCSNSYCDYIDLNEKLKAEKSLTLK, from the coding sequence ATGAACTTAAATAACTTATCGTGTAAAAGTGCCCGTAATATTTGCATCGTAAAAACGCTTGCAAAATTAGGGCACTTTCCCACCAGGACAACGGAAAAAGAAGCTTGGTTTCTGAGTCCCCTGCGGTCAGAAACGCAAGCCTCTTTTAGCGTCTCTTTGATTAAAAATTTATGGTTTGACTTCGGGTTAGGAACAGGAGGGAATACTATTGATCTCATTATGCTTATGAAATCCTGGTCTGTAAGGGAAACCCTGGAATTTTTAAAGAACGATATGAGCTCTCTTTCTTTTAGCCCGCCGAATATTGAACCTATTTCTAAGGAACCAGAAATTAGTATCCTGGACGTTCAAATTATTCACCTGAAAGCATTAATTGATTATCTGCATTCACGCAATATACCATATGAGATTGGTAGAAAATACTGCACGCAGGTTTGGTATCGCTGTAGAGGAAAACGGTTTTTTGCACTTGGCCTTGAAAATTATAAAAGAGGCTGGGAACTTAGAAATAAATACTTTAAAACTTCCAGTAGACCAAAAACCTTTTCATTTTTTGAAAGACAATCTAAGCAGTTAATCATCACGGAGGGGATGTTTGATTTTCTTTCCCTGGCTACTATTGATGAAGACTTAGTACAAAATTCAGATTGCATCATTTTAAACTCCCTGGCTTTTTTGGAAAGGATAAAAATGCTCATCCCTAAATATGAAAAGGCCCTGCTTTATCTGGATAATGATCCGGCAGGTAAAAAAGCAGCTGGCTCGCTTTTAAATCAGTTTCAGAATGTGACTGATTGCAGCAATTCCTACTGTGACTATATAGATCTAAATGAAAAATTGAAAGCTGAAAAATCCCTGACTTTAAAATAA
- a CDS encoding VapE domain-containing protein, with amino-acid sequence MKKFESKLYQVAEQKKKTIYDAVEEYVSDKYDIRFNEISHEFQIRIKESNIWEDFEVNSLLIELAKSNIEINPGKLDIYLRSNLIPRFNPIAEYFDKLPKWVGGDHIRTLASYLPAKEPEQFLYHFRKWLVRTVKGTLDENYFNKQCLVLVHSEQNSGKSTWCRFLCPPALSKYFAEDMTTDKDARIQLIRNFIINLDELSVLARKEINALKAYFSKTMINERLPYDRKNSNLRRICSFIGSTNRATFLNDETGSVRWLCFELIGKIDFAYSREVDIDKVWAQAYYLAYVDEQFNPEMTLEDIIANEERNKTYREASMEEELLCKYYRKSSDPADFKTASDIVLALNCINPRLNMYYMGRALKAQNYERVKSSQNGSYGYLIKQRFKTSPLEF; translated from the coding sequence ATGAAGAAATTTGAATCCAAACTCTATCAGGTTGCTGAGCAGAAGAAAAAAACGATCTATGATGCCGTGGAGGAGTATGTTTCTGATAAATATGATATCAGGTTTAATGAAATATCTCACGAGTTTCAGATACGGATTAAGGAGTCCAATATCTGGGAAGATTTTGAAGTGAATTCTCTACTTATAGAATTAGCGAAATCGAACATTGAGATTAATCCGGGTAAACTGGACATCTATTTACGGTCTAATCTAATTCCCAGATTTAACCCCATTGCGGAATACTTTGATAAGCTTCCAAAATGGGTTGGTGGAGATCATATAAGAACACTCGCTTCCTACCTTCCGGCTAAAGAACCTGAACAATTTCTTTATCATTTCAGAAAATGGCTGGTGCGAACAGTTAAGGGTACATTGGATGAAAATTACTTCAATAAGCAATGTTTGGTTTTAGTGCATTCAGAACAAAACTCTGGAAAATCAACCTGGTGCAGGTTTCTCTGTCCACCGGCTTTATCAAAGTATTTTGCTGAAGATATGACCACAGATAAAGACGCCAGGATTCAGCTTATCAGAAATTTTATCATCAATCTGGATGAATTATCTGTGCTGGCCAGAAAAGAAATAAATGCGCTTAAAGCTTATTTCTCAAAAACGATGATCAATGAAAGGCTGCCTTATGATCGTAAAAACTCAAACCTGCGAAGGATCTGCAGTTTTATAGGATCTACAAACAGAGCCACCTTTCTTAATGATGAAACCGGTTCTGTGCGTTGGCTATGTTTTGAGCTTATTGGTAAGATTGATTTCGCTTACTCCCGGGAAGTAGATATAGACAAAGTATGGGCTCAGGCTTATTATTTAGCCTATGTAGATGAACAATTTAACCCGGAAATGACCCTGGAGGATATCATTGCAAATGAAGAAAGGAACAAGACTTACCGGGAAGCCAGTATGGAAGAAGAACTGCTCTGTAAATACTATCGCAAGAGTTCAGATCCCGCCGACTTTAAAACGGCCTCAGATATAGTGCTAGCGCTAAATTGTATCAATCCGCGATTGAACATGTACTATATGGGAAGAGCTCTAAAAGCTCAGAATTATGAAAGGGTAAAATCATCTCAAAATGGGAGTTATGGTTATCTGATCAAACAAAGGTTCAAGACCTCTCCTTTAGAATTTTAA
- a CDS encoding helix-turn-helix domain-containing protein → MNELKMLEQLDRIEKLVRAQKAVLTFDQACDYTGISRSYMYKLTARGEIPFSKPKGKLIFFSREKLDNWLLNNSHSSKDEIKRGAVEYTFRNKRF, encoded by the coding sequence ATGAACGAACTAAAAATGTTAGAGCAACTGGACCGTATAGAGAAATTAGTCCGCGCTCAAAAAGCCGTATTGACTTTTGACCAGGCCTGTGATTATACAGGAATTTCAAGAAGTTATATGTACAAACTTACCGCCAGGGGAGAAATTCCATTTTCTAAACCCAAAGGTAAATTAATCTTTTTCTCACGTGAAAAACTGGATAACTGGCTACTTAATAATAGTCATTCTTCTAAAGATGAAATTAAGAGAGGAGCAGTGGAATATACCTTTAGAAATAAAAGGTTTTAA